In one Chroicocephalus ridibundus chromosome Z, bChrRid1.1, whole genome shotgun sequence genomic region, the following are encoded:
- the MRPL17 gene encoding large ribosomal subunit protein bL17m, producing MRLSVPAAISHGRVHRRLGLGPRSRLDLLRNLVTALVRHERIEAPWARADEMRGYAEKLIEYAKLGDTNERAMRMADFWLTEKDLIHKLFKVLAPRFQPHPGSYTRLLQIPNRDGLDRAKMAVIELKGNPFPPLIRPHRDSEKTLLNQLLKGYREDLQWAPKGTPV from the exons ATGCGGCTGTCGGTGCCGGCCGCTATCTCCCACGGGCGCGTGCACCGGCGGTTGGGGCTGGGCCCGCGCTCGCGCCTCGACCTGCTGCGGAACCTGGTGACGGCGTTGGTGCGTCATGAACGCATCGAGGCTCCCTGGGCCCGGGCTGACGAGATGCGGGGCTACGCCGAGAAG cTCATCGAGTACGCCAAGCTGGGAGACACCAACGAGCGCGCCATGCGCATGGCGGATTTCTGGCTGACG GAGAAGGACCTCATCCACAAGCTGTTCAAAGTGCTGGCGCCCCGGTTCCAGCCCCACCCCGGCAGCTACACCCGCCTGCTGCAGATCCCCAACCGGGACGGCCTTGACCGCGCCAAGATGGCGGTCATCGAGCTCAAGGGGAACCCCTTCCCACCGCTCATCCGCCCGCACCGCGACTCCGAGAAGACACTACTCAACCAGCTCCTGAAGGGCTACCGGGAGGACCTGCAGTGGGCCCCCAAGGGCACCCCCGTCTAG